From the Melioribacteraceae bacterium 4301-Me genome, the window CTGATAAATTTTGTTTAAGAATAGCATTGAATCGCTGCTTAAATTCATCAATCTTATTGATTTCAACTGCCAAGCCGGCAGCAGCCTCGTGCCCGCCAAATTGCAAAAGCAAATCCTCACATGCTTGAAGTGCCTCATAAATGTTAAATCCAGGCACACTTCTGGCTGAACCTTTAGCTACACCATCAACAGTAGTAAGCATAATCGATGGCTTATGAAATTTTTCTACTAAACGTGAAGCTACTATCCCAATTACGCCAGGATGCCAGTTATCATCGTGCAATACTATTCCAAGTTCATTTTGTAAATCATAATTTTGTTCTACCAGCGAAACCGCATGTGAAAACGTCATTTCATCTATCTTGCGGCGCTGTTGATTTTCATTCTCAAGAACTATAGCCAACTCCTCAGCTTTTTTGGGGTCTTCTGTAGTAAAAAGCTCAACTGCTCGGTTTGCATCGCCTAACCTGCCAACAGCATTAATCCGTGGAGCAATTGAAAATACAATTTGTCCAGCTGTTAAATTACCTGGTTCCATTTTTGCTGCTTTAATTAACGCAAGTATTCCCGGCCTGGGATTAGTATTTATTAAATCAATTCCTTCTTTAACGAGAATTCTATTTTCGTCAATAAGAGGAACAATATCTGCTGCACCTGCAAGTGCTACTAAGTCAAGGTATTTTAACGCCATATCTTTGTTGCCAATTCGATAGCCGATAGCTCTTGCTAATTTAAAAGCTACACCTGCACCAGAGAGGTATTTAAAGGGATATTGGCAGCCAGGTTTAATTGGGTCTAATATGGCAAAAGCATTTGGCAATCTTTCTTTAGGCTGATGGTGGTCACAAACAATAGTATCAATTCCAAAGGAGTTAGCGTAATCAATTTCCTCTACTGCTGTAATTCCGCAGTCAACAGAAATAATAAGTTTAATTC encodes:
- the recJ gene encoding single-stranded-DNA-specific exonuclease RecJ, with the protein product MLKKRWKFKETPQDNLVLALADSLNISNALATVLVNRGVTNFFEAKSYFRPSLDSLHDPFLMDGMSEASIRVINAITNNEKICVYGDYDVDGTCSASLMFLFLKELGARVETYIPNRITEGYGISPSSIDYLKERGIKLIISVDCGITAVEEIDYANSFGIDTIVCDHHQPKERLPNAFAILDPIKPGCQYPFKYLSGAGVAFKLARAIGYRIGNKDMALKYLDLVALAGAADIVPLIDENRILVKEGIDLINTNPRPGILALIKAAKMEPGNLTAGQIVFSIAPRINAVGRLGDANRAVELFTTEDPKKAEELAIVLENENQQRRKIDEMTFSHAVSLVEQNYDLQNELGIVLHDDNWHPGVIGIVASRLVEKFHKPSIMLTTVDGVAKGSARSVPGFNIYEALQACEDLLLQFGGHEAAAGLAVEINKIDEFKQRFNAILKQNLSENDRLPEIEIDAKIHFSEITPKFVRILNQFAPFGPGNMRPVFMSEDVSLVYQPRLVGTNHLSTVFKQNGNEKVFDAIGFNLGYYVDLIDKDKNLVDIVYTIETVSKDGKLFPQIRIKDLLVKELQN